In Drechmeria coniospora strain ARSEF 6962 chromosome 03, whole genome shotgun sequence, the DNA window GCAGTGCAGTAGGTACTGGGTACAGTTGgtcgtaggtacctaccgtTATATGGCCAGTGATTGGTAGTGCACAGTGCAGCACTCGGTCTAGCAATCCTTAGGTACTGTGGCACATTCAAAGAGCTCTAGGCGTAGCTCGTCACTGCAACAAATCATCCatcgcctccttctcctccatcacctcgccctcgtctccgcGACCCGTCCCTCATTCCACAACCTCGAGTCCGCCATGTCGACAATTGCTTCCCCCCGTGACCGCTCCGTCACACCTCTTCGTCGCTTGCCCTCGGCTGGCAACACGCCCACATCGTCCTCGCGAccctccctcgacggcggtgcccCTGCGGCATCGCCTGCCAGCACGGCCAACCCTGGCCAGGCGGCTGCCCCCAAGCGCTCCAACCGAGCCGCCCTCCGCGAGTATTACAACATCAGTGCTGCGGAATCCACAGAGGCCGCGGCCGCTTCGACGCAGATAGCACGGATCGAGGTGCCAGATTCCGAGGTGCCCGCGAGCGATCTCGATGTGGCCGACTTCGACGCCAGCGCGTACGTCGACAAAGTCATGGCCACCTGCGGCCTCGAGGACCTGCTGCGGCTGTACACCCAGGTTGTCGGCGAGGTGAGGGCGTTGGATGCGGAGAAAAAGGCGCTGGTGTACGATAACTACAGTAAACTCATCGCCGCTACGGAGACGATCAGAAAGGTAGACGATGATTCCCACTCCACCACCTGGCTCCTCCCGAACATGGTGCTACGCTGCCGCTGCGAGCGGTGCACTACATGGACGAGGGCTGACGAGCTTTCCCAACCTCTAGATGCGCGCGAATATGGACCCTCTGAAccccatggcctcgacgctcgaccCCGCCATCGCCCAGATCTACAGCGAAGCAGCTTCGATACGAGATTTGGCGCGCCAGACCGTCCCGCCCCCAGACTCTGACGCGGGCAAGCAGAGAGCCGACAGGGCACGGAGGCAAAGGACAGCAGAGCTCGCCAAGGAGGTTGTCGCCACCCTGCCGCGGTTGCGTGAGCTCGCCAAGCGAGGCAGCCTGGTCGAGGCAAGGAGGCAGTGGGAGCTCCCCAGGCGGCTGCTGGCGTCATGGAAAGAGAGGGGCGTGGGGGGTGACGACGTGGCGAACCTGatggaggagggcgacgccATCGTGAGAGCGACCCGGGAGCCGACGAGGGAGCCCGCAACGGAGAGGACATCGACCAACAGCCGGTAGGACGGATAGGAGACGGGATCGCTCGCTTACTCACGCTTTGCCAGCACGGCTCTGCCGCTCCCCGCGGCTTCAGCCTTTCACGACAGATGATGCCGACGGTGCAGATGTGACTCCGTCATGTGTCTATTCGCTACCTATCACCGCTACGCCAGCTCCGTCACATCCAGAATCTTGAACGGATCCTGATCGTACTCGCTCAGCAcaacctcggcctcgggtTCGACCATCctgagctcggcctcgagcgtcggCCGCAGGACCTCGTTCAGGAAGCCCCTCTCCGAGTTGCTGTGGAAGACTTGGACGAGCGTCCGGCCCTGCTGGATGGCCCTCAGCGCCGAGTGGTGGCTCGTCTCGCCCGTGACGAgcaggtcgacgtcggccccCTTGAGTACGTCGTAGCCGCTGCCGGCGCAGACGGCAAAGCTGCGGACTGCCGTCGTCTGCACGTCGGCGCCAACGGGGCTGGCGACCATGACGTGCCGTAGGCCTCCAAGCTTCTCCGCGAGCCGCTTAATGATTTCGGTCAGCGGCACGGGTGCGTCAAagtggccgacggcgccatAGCCTGCGGGGGGGTCGGAAGCGGCCGAGCAGGGAATGGCGACCGACCGGGCGCTCTGATGCGGTCCGGAAACGACATCGGCAAGCCAGGAGTTGAGGCCTTTGGGCGCCGCATCGACAGCCGTGTGAGGGCAATAGACGGcaatgccggcggcggcgaggcgcaGGAGCGTTGCTTGCTGCGCGTCTTTGTGTGTGATGGACTTCAGGCCCGAGAAGATGAAGGGATCTGTGCCGCCATGTCAGTCAAGTCGCGTCAAGTCGCGAGGCCTTCCATTGAAGGAAGAAAGACTGCACGGGCTGGTCGGTCGTACGGTAGCTCACGATGACACTGACGCCCTGGCGGATGGCATCGACGGCTACCTGGTAGGTGAGATCGTTGGTCACCAGCACCTTGGGCTTCGTGCCCTCCGCTTCAGTGTTATCGACAAGAAGCCCAACGTTGTCCCATGAGCGATCAGCGAGCTCCTCGGGGTATCTATCGTTTCGCCCACACACGGTCAGCGACGGCGGGCCACAGCTAGACGGACTTGAGCCATGCTTGGGCAGCTCCCGGCGCACGGCCGAATGACGGGAACACTTGCAGCTGCTTCATAGCCTTCACGACGAGCTGCGTAAAGCCTGACGGCTTCGCCTGCCAAGCACCCCACGCGCCGGCCGCAGACATGCTGTAGGCGGAAGTCGAGTGTCGGGGGGGGATCGGAGACAGCGAGCGACGGGGTCGGCGTGCAATCGGCGACGATGtgagcagcagcggcgccgAGATGGTCGGATAGTGATGGTCTTGGCCAGCAGGCGATGCCGTGGATATGGCTGTGGCCGTAGCTGTAGAAGGAGCTGCAGCTGAAGCTATAGCTTTGGCACCTGCCAGGGAGGACTTGATTCCGTGTCGTGCGATCCAGAGATGATGAACGCGTCCAATGGATCTCATAGCCACTCGAAACGTTGTTGGTATGGATGGTAGAACGGGCAGGGGGATGCCGGTATTTATTTCATCCGGTCGAGTGTGCGCCTTGCCTGATACATCGTGCAGCAGTAGAAGCGGCTTTGTGAGGATGAAGCCCAGAGTGCATACATCACCTAATCGATAAACGGTTCCCTGCTGACGTAACGTCAAGGTCGTTGTGTGTtttgcacctacagtaaaGTATTGATTcttacttgcacggagtaacagcacagtacagagtattgcAGTCAGTATTAAGTAGGAGGGAGGTACAGCAATAAATAACAGTGAAGAGCTAGCTCACGTCTGCTGCTCCAAGGTCTAGTGCAACAGTTGGAATTCAACTTTACCTCTATCCATCCGAACAAGCACATTCTTCatcttctttttttttcccttTTTCATCGTATCCAGCCAACTGTTGGGCTAGTTCAGGTGACGTCGAAAAATCAACGGTGCCAGCAAACCCCACAATCGACGCATCTAATCAATCATCGTGAAATCACATTCGAGACATTGGCGACGGAAGGAAACCTTCAGCCCCTCCGCCCGCTCCATCACTTCATCACGGCAACAGCCCACCCCCCGACAATGGCCCAGATCACAGACGGCAGTCTACGTGCCATTATCACGGAGCGCCTGCAGGCAGCCCACGTTGAGGTGACCGACATGTCCGGTGTGTCCCCCTCCAGTTGCCAGCCAGGCTATGGCGAGTCCCAACCCCGGCTGGGGCCTCGATCAACGGTTTCGCTAACGCAGCACCGTACCGTTCCCGCAGGCGGCTGCGGTCAAGCATTCTCGGTCCTCATCGTCTCCCCGCAGTTTCAAGCTCTCTCCTCCCTCAAGCGCCACCGCCTCGTCAACGCGGCCCTCAAGGAGGAGATTGCCTCCATCCATGCCTGGACAGCTCGGTGCCAGACCCCCGACGAGTGGGAGCGagacaaggccaaggccggtcCCTCCATGGAGGGCACGGTGGGTGGGCAGGTCGATGGGACGCTGGAATAGTGGTACGGCTGGACGCCGCGCCAGCcccgtgctcgtcggcacACTGGCAGCTTCGATCGGACTTGATACCTTGGCATCGGACTGCTGCCGCACTTGTACGACAAGTCCCAAACGTCTTTAGGCAAGCGAGAGCATACGGCGCCATGTTGCTGTTGCTTGCATTTGGTCAAATTTGAGCTACCTGCCGGCGGCACCGCTCCACCCACCATTCGCCGCCCAGAGACCAGAGACCAGCCGTCTACAGCAAACCCAACAAGTCGTCGCTATCTTTCTTCGGCGCGTGCGAACCTTGAGCATTCTGAAGTTGCATCGCCGGAGGCAGTGGCGCGTTCGACTGCGCCGCACCAAAGTCCAACGTCTCAAACCCGCTCATCAAGTCGCCCATTCCACCACCGCCGGCGCTGGCGCTTCCCTCGGGCCCTGCCCCGTTACTGCCGCTGCCTAGGGCAGGAGGGGCGCCAAACATGCTCATCATGTCAGCCATGCCTCCGGACGGACTGGCCATCCGATCGGGCGTTGCCGTCCTGCTCTGCTCCTCCTGGGACGCCGGTGCGGCGCCATCGAAGTCGATGTCGAGGAGGTTTTCGATGTTGTTTtgcgaggcgccgccgctcgcgcctgttgccgttgccatCGACGCTGCGATGGGGTTCTCCTCGGCATCTTGCCGCTGCTCTTGGAGCGCCGCCCTTTGaatctcgtcggcgccgaacCGACCCTTGCCAACAAAGGACTCGGGTGGTTTGTGGTACACCGAGGCGAGCGTCGACAACTCTGTCAGCAGCTGCTCCAGCAAGGCGGTAGGCAGCGTCGTCATGGTCGTGGAGATTGTCGGTTTTTGTGATAGAACGATAGACTATGCAAACGTTAGCAGCCGGTCGAGCCAAGCTTGGTCCGTTGTGCTCGTCACCTTGGCGACGTCCAGATCTCCGGAGAGCAGACGCCAGTACACGTAGGCACGGTCTCGAATGTCGGGGTTGTCATTCTCGACCGTGGCAGCTTGTAGAACTTTTTGAACGAGACCCTGCGTGTTGCCTGGCTTCTTCAGGAACAACTTGACGACGGCAGTCAAGATTTGCAGTTGCGTCTGCATGCGCTTGGTGAGTCACGCGACCGCGGGCAGAGACTTTTGCGGAAGCATACCTGGGTGAACTCCTCCAAGAATGCCTCGACAAACCCTTCGAGGATGGCATCGGCATTGCCAATCTTCTCCGCGTACTCCCCAACGATCCAGATGAGAGACCCGCGGGCTTCCGGTTCGTCCAAGTCGTCAATGTGCTCACACAGCGTCGGAATCACTCCCTCGTAACCAGGGTACTTTCGCAAGATGTCCTTGATGACAACGACAACTTCCTGGACGACGTAGTTCACTTTGGTTGACATGAGATCCTCGAGCGCTTGAACGCATTTGGCGCTGGAGCTCTCGATCTTGATGGCGACTTGGCCGATGGCCTTGACTGCTCTCCGGACAAAATCCATGTCGACTTCCAACGCGTACTCCTTCAACTCGGCCAAAAGCTGCTCAAAGTTCTTCTCGTTTGCTATCCTGACCATGATTTCGAGCTTCTGCAGTTTCACGTACGGCGGATCGTTGTATTTGCAGAAGAACACGCGCAGTTCTTTGTGGAGAATATCGGGCTTGGCCTGGAGAAGGAGGTCGATGTTTCGCAAGGCGACGTACTGCACTTCGGGCGCCGAGGCGACCAAGGTGACTGGTCAGGTACCTGTCAGCACGGGACGGCCAAGAACGCAAAAGCTCGAGAGTTGACGAACCTAGTGGCGGTGCCATTTTCTTGAGGTGGGATCGGGCCAGCTCTGGGCTGACAGATCTCATGTGGGTGAAGACGACCTTGATGGCGGCCAAGACAACGCTCGGGTTGACGTGTTGAAACTGCGGCACGACCCGTTCGCAAATATGCTCCGCCTCCTTGGCATCTGCGGACTGGTAGTCGGCGAGCGTGCTCAGGATGGTGATTCTTCCCCATTCCGTACATTCGTTCAAGGCCAGGAGAAGCTTCTTGAGCGTCGCCGGGGTGATGATCAAAGCTCGCGTCTCGGGCGCCGTGTCGGAGATTTCCGCCAGCGCTTGGACCGAGTTGGCGACAACCATGGGATTTGGGTCTCCGATCAGTTCCTGCAGCGTTTCCAGGAACCCGTTTTCTATGCACATGGACGGGTTCAAATCGAACAGCTTGGCGACGCAGATGGCGGCCGTCTTGCGCACGTAGGGCGACTCGTCTCGTAGCGTCTTCCGCAACGGTTCCTCCATGTAGTCCACCATCTTGTCCACACGGATGCAGCCCATGGTGCGGATCGCCAGCGCTCGTATCAGTGGGTTGGGATCTTCGGAGTCTTGTACAAACGTGTTCACGGCGAGAATACAAAGGTCCGGGTGTGATTTGGCGTAGTTCCTATCCAGCGTCAACCTTGAGCCACGGGGAgagcgagggcgccgtcgcagAAGCCTACATTAAATATAGATATACCAGCTTCTTCTGGTCCAAGTCGGCCGTGGCAATATTCTTCAGGACGTCGGGGAACAAGGCGGAGACATCCTTGCCGAgcgtcatggccatgatggTCTTCTGGATCGACTCCTTCCGCTCGTAGGCATACTGAGAGACCAGGCCCGCCCGGAGCTCAAAGGTCTCGCCTTTTCGGGGCACGGCAAAGGCGCCTCGAATGCGATTGACAGCCATCTTCTTCGGATTGGAGAAAtcgggggggaggggtggtGACACGAGGAAGcgatcgacggcgacggcggagagcGCCTCGGCAAGCGTGGGAGAGGCTCTGTGCACCCCGTGCGAGTTGTAGGTGTCGTCCTGGCCCAGGTTCTGCCTGATGACAGGAAAGAGGGAGTAATGCGTGCAGGCAGAGCAAGTTGGGAGACTGATGAAGATGGGCGTGGACGATCTCGCCAAGAGCTGGCAGCAGCAAGAGCACAGGGGCCTAGTGAGAAGGCGCCAATCGGGTTAGTGTCCAGCACTATCGTCGTTGCTCTTGAGCTAGTCAGGTGACCGACTAATGCCTAACCCAGTCATCTAGGTATCCACTAGGTGAGAAGCAGCACCGCTTCAATACtcaaatacggagtacatgtactccgtacttgattaagtatgtaagtaagtactccgtgctaagtactgtaatgatacttacaagtacggagtactccgtactccgttcagTGCGGAATATTTACCGGAGGTGCATGTACCGCGGTACCTCACAATGCACTGTGCTgggtactgtacgtacttatcCTACAAAGAAGCCTCCATGTCTCCTATTGAAGGATAATTGTTTGCCAGTCGCAACTCATCTTTTACCTGCAACATGCGTGCAGTGTGATGGTCAGATACCATGGCAAGCCGTTTGCTGTTGCTACATAATCACACAGCGCATTAATTCGAGGCGAAATCATCGAATCTGACCGTGTTGCCATACTGTCTGCGGAGCATCCATCGACGAGCCTCCCCACACAAAATGGTAAGTTCCCGCCAACGCTGCATTCGGATTCACCCCTAGCTAGCCAGCTAACGGACACGGTGAACAGGCCAACTTTCCCAATCTCCGCAGGCTTTTTATCGAGGCTAGAACGGACGATGAAGAGAGGGAGGTCTCGAGAAAGGCAGTGTGTGGTTTCCATTGCCCTCCCAAGCCAACCCCGTTGCTGACATTGGCCAGTTCTATCATGCCGTGCTCTTCATGGGCTCGGTAGCCATCATCAGTTTGATTGCGCAGAAACTGAATGCGGCGAAATGACGCACGATACTCGATACCTAGAACTATCATTCTTCGTCAATGTCATCGTCCGCTTCCACCTTTGTCTGCCCGTCAGTCGTTGCCCTGGCCTCCTGCTTCCTCCACAAGCGAGCTAGAAATTCGTTCGTGCTAGCTTCATCGATACCTTTATCCTCCCTCCTTTTCAGGAACCGGGGAAATCTCAAGCTCAGGCCTCGCTCGTCGCTTACGAGGCCAATTGCCGCCCTGTAGGTTGGGCTCAGTGTAATATCGGCAAACGCTGTTTCCCAGACTTCCTGTGGCTCGAACCACACATCGGGACCGGGGCCGGTATACTCGACATAACTCGGCTTCAGCGTTCGAGTGTTTTTGCACTCCCCGCTTACCTTGCCATCATCGTAAAACTCCTTGTTTGCCTTGTAGAAGGCGTCGGTGAAGCCGGAGATGCATTTGCAGACAACTTCGAGCATGCCACTCTCCTCATTACGCACGGCGAGCAGTATGGGTGACCACCACTTCGCCTTCCGCCCTTGTCCATGCCAGCCAGCCACAGGTATCAGATCCAATGTTTCAAAGCAGGAGTTGTAATCTTTTTTCACCTTTAGCCATGCGTCAAGCCGTTTGTCGGGCTCATACGTGGCTAGGAGGGCTTTTCGCCGACCCTTCACTCTCTTTTCTTCGCCTTCTCCTGTGGCTGCCGCTGCTATGTTACTCTTCTTCGACTTGGACCTCGATTTGGGCAGCAGCAGTTTCTCTCC includes these proteins:
- a CDS encoding UPF0135 protein; the encoded protein is MRSIGRVHHLWIARHGIKSSLAGAKAIASAAAPSTATATAISTASPAGQDHHYPTISAPLLLTSSPIARRPRRSLSPIPPRHSTSAYSMSAAGAWGAWQAKPSGFTQLVVKAMKQLQVFPSFGRAPGAAQAWLKYPEELADRSWDNVGLLVDNTEAEGTKPKVLVTNDLTYQVAVDAIRQGVSVIVSYHPFIFSGLKSITHKDAQQATLLRLAAAGIAVYCPHTAVDAAPKGLNSWLADVVSGPHQSARSVAIPCSAASDPPAGYGAVGHFDAPVPLTEIIKRLAEKLGGLRHVMVASPVGADVQTTAVRSFAVCAGSGYDVLKGADVDLLVTGETSHHSALRAIQQGRTLVQVFHSNSERGFLNEVLRPTLEAELRMVEPEAEVVLSEYDQDPFKILDVTELA
- a CDS encoding BolA domain-containing protein, translating into MAQITDGSLRAIITERLQAAHVEVTDMSGVSPSSCQPGYGESQPRLGPRSTVSLTQHRTVPAGGCGQAFSVLIVSPQFQALSSLKRHRLVNAALKEEIASIHAWTARCQTPDEWERDKAKAGPSMEGTVGGQVDGTLE